The proteins below come from a single Mercenaria mercenaria strain notata chromosome 3, MADL_Memer_1, whole genome shotgun sequence genomic window:
- the LOC123523603 gene encoding alpha-ketoglutarate-dependent taurine dioxygenase-like, which translates to MRYIFTNTITRYLKNFCYDNLLKRKFSLFTRSADMQVSEAPLGVIIKGVDLKHDISDDLISQFKKDVNNHRLLIFKNQGTISGKRHVEISQWFGEFESTFYKHPKSPHPDIFRVSNVREEGCTNVGRTGWHIDGSFMEKPFAFSIYHMVSVPKLGNTDFVPLKELIESLSVDTRARWERLWMLPDRRDRLIHPLIYPHPVTKLSTLCFHLGMTEAFVWDYGTDKERVTSQQETRQILQEIHNEIVKDNRRLIYSHKWEEGDFIISDNLAVGHEATPETQYPVEEVGLRILHRTTIRGTTIPQKAKTN; encoded by the exons atgcGCTACATATTTACAAATACTATCACAAGGTATCTCAAGAATTTTTGTTATGACAaccttttgaaaagaaaattttcattatttactaGATCTGCAGACATGCAAGTTTCAGAAGCTCCTTTAGGTGTGATAATAAAGGGTGTTGATTTAAAGCATGATATTTCAGATGATTTGATAAGCCAGTTTAAAAAGGATGTCAACAATCATCGTCTGCTTATATTCAAAAATCAAGGCACCATAAGTGGTAAAAGACATGTTGAAATAAGCCAGTGGTTTGGAGAATTTGAATCAACATTTTACAAACACCCAAAATCTCCTCACCCAGATATTTTCAGAGTTTCTAATGTGCGAGAAGAAGGCTGCACAAATGTCGGTCGAACAGGATGGCATATTGATGGCAGTTTTATGGAGAAACCATTTGCATTTTCAATTTATCACATGGTATCAGTTCCCAAACTTGGTAACACTG attttgttccTCTAAAAGAGTTGATAGAGAGTCTGTCGGTAGACACTCGAGCAAGATGGGAGAGACTTTGGATGCTACCAGACCGACGTGATAGACTGATACATCCCCTTATATATCCTCACCCAGTCACAAAACTTTCA ACTCTATGTTTTCACCTTGGTATGACAGAAGCGTTTGTTTGGGACTATGGTACAGACAAGGAGAGGGTCACCAGTCAGCAAGAAACCAGGCAGATACTGCAAGAAATTCACAATGAGATCGTAAAGGACAATAGAAGATTAATCTATTCACATAAG TGGGAGGAAGGAGATTTTATTATATCTGACAATTTGGCAGTTGGACATGAAGCGACACCAGAGACCCAGTACCCAGTGGAGGAGGTTGGATTGAGGATTTTACACAGGACAACCATCAGAGGCACTACTATACCACAGAAAGCAAAGACCAACTGA